From Capra hircus breed San Clemente chromosome 12, ASM170441v1, whole genome shotgun sequence, a single genomic window includes:
- the GJB2 gene encoding gap junction beta-2 protein encodes MDWSALQTILGGVNKHSTSIGKIWLTVLFIFRIMILVVAAKEVWGDEQADFMCNTLQPGCKNVCYDHYFPISHIRLWALQLIFVSTPALLVAMHVAYYRHEKKRKFIRGEIKTEFKDIEEIKNQKVRIEGSLWWTYTGSIFFRVIFEAAFMYVFYVMYDGFAMQRLVKCNAWPCPNTVDCFVSRPTEKTVFTVFMIAVSGICILLNVTELCYLLIRFCSGKSKKPV; translated from the coding sequence ATGGACTGGAGTGCACTGCAGACGATCCTGGGGGGTGTGAACAAGCACTCCACCAGCATCGGCAAGATCTGGCTCACCGTCCTCTTCATCTTCCGAATCATGATCTTGGTGGTAGCCGCCAAGGAGGTGTGGGGGGACGAGCAGGCCGACTTCATGTGCAACACCCTGCAGCCTGGGTGCAAGAATGTGTGCTACGACCACTACTTCCCCATCTCACACATCCGGCTCTGGGCACTGCAGCTCATCTTCGTGTCCACGCCCGCCCTGCTGGTGGCCATGCACGTGGCCTACTACAGGCACGAGAAGAAGCGCAAGTTCATCAGAGGAGAGATAAAGACCGAGTTCAAGGACATCGAAGAGATCAAGAACCAGAAGGTCCGGATCGAGGGGTCTCTGTGGTGGACCTACACGGGCAGCATCTTCTTCCGTGTCATCTTCGAGGCTGCCTTCATGTATGTCTTCTACGTCATGTATGATGGCTTCGCCATGCAGCGCCTGGTGAAGTGCAATGCCTGGCCCTGCCCCAACACGGTGGACTGCTTCGTGTCCAGGCCCACAGAGAAGACCGTCTTCACGGTCTTCATGATCGCAGTGTCTGGAATTTGCATCCTGCTCAATGTCACTGAGCTGTGTTACTTGCTGATTCGATTTTGTTCCGGAAAGTCAAAAAAACCAGTGTAA
- the GJB6 gene encoding gap junction beta-6 protein — translation MDWGTLHTFVGGVNKHSTSIGKVWVTVLFVFRVMILVVAAQEVWGDEQEDFVCNTLQPGCRNVCYDHFFPVSHIRLWALQLIFVSTPALLVAMHVAYYRHEAARRFRRGETRSEFKDLEDIKRQKVRIEGSLWWTYTSSIFFRIVFEAAFMYVFYFLYNGYHLPWVLKCGIQPCPNLVDCFISRPTEKTVFTIFMISASVICMLLNVAELCYLLLKVCFRRSKRAQTQKAPANHALKESKQNEMNELISEGGQNAITGFPS, via the coding sequence ATGGACTGGGGCACTCTGCACACGTTCGTCGGGGGCGTGAACAAGCACTCCACCAGCATCGGGAAAGTGTGGGTCACCGTCCTCTTTGTCTTCCGCGTCATGATTCTGGTGGTGGCCGCCCAGGAGGTGTGGGGGGACGAGCAGGAGGACTTCGTGTGCAACACCCTGCAGCCCGGGTGCAGGAACGTGTGCTACGACCACTTTTTCCCGGTCTCGCACATCCGGCTCTGGGCGCTGCAGCTCATCTTCGTGTCCACGCCCGCCCTGCTGGTGGCAATGCACGTGGCCTACTACAGGCACGAGGCTGCCCGGCGGTTCAGGCGGGGTGAGACGAGGAGTGAGTTCAAGGACCTGGAGGACATCAAGCGGCAGAAGGTCCGGATCGAGGGCTCGCTGTGGTGGACCTACACCAGCAGCATCTTCTTCCGCATCGTCTTCGAGGCTGCTTTCATGTATGTCTTCTACTTCCTGTACAATGGGTACCACCTGCCCTGGGTGCTGAAGTGCGGCATCCAGCCCTGCCCCAACCTGGTGGACTGCTTCATCTCCCGGCCCACCGAGAAGACGGTCTTCACCATCTTCATGATCTCCGCGTCCGTTATCTGCATGCTGCTCAACGTGGCCGAGCTGTGCTACCTGCTGCTCAAGGTGTGTTTCAGGAGGTCCAAGCGAGCGCAGACGCAGAAAGCACCCGCCAACCACGCCCTCAAGGAGAGTAAACAGAACGAGATGAATGAGCTGATTTCCGAGGGCGGGCAGAACGCCATCACCGGGTTTCCCAGTTAA